In Brevibacterium zhoupengii, the following are encoded in one genomic region:
- a CDS encoding patatin-like phospholipase family protein has product MAVTDLVLEGGGAKLPGLVGAVNALSSANYSFNRIAGTSAGAIVGALTAAGIPPEKLIETILGKDFTDFEDLSPAFRLVPWLGKIQGLVFHKGMYLGSALYDFLDDILAAQGIRTWGDLRLHDAYSALPPERQYRLVVIVSDVSRGRMLRLPWDYHEALGVDPDSQSVAEAVCASAATPFFFRPRSLGADPQTAGGASVLAADGGLLSNFPVDIFDRKDSQPARWPTLGVMLSARTTAEAEWRPNANTYQYALSLLSTMINAHDRRHIDEPSVTDRTIFVDTGAQSSTDFDLTLADKIDLIGSGEAAAEEFLSAWDWQTWKERYDRR; this is encoded by the coding sequence ATGGCCGTCACCGATCTGGTCCTCGAAGGTGGGGGCGCCAAACTTCCCGGCCTCGTCGGCGCGGTCAATGCGCTGAGCTCGGCGAACTATTCCTTCAACCGCATCGCGGGAACCTCGGCCGGTGCGATCGTGGGCGCACTGACTGCCGCGGGAATTCCTCCGGAAAAGCTCATCGAAACGATCTTGGGCAAGGACTTCACGGACTTCGAAGACCTCAGCCCGGCCTTCCGTCTCGTGCCGTGGCTGGGGAAGATCCAGGGACTTGTGTTCCACAAGGGAATGTACCTCGGCTCGGCGCTCTATGACTTCCTTGACGACATCCTCGCCGCACAGGGCATCCGAACCTGGGGCGATCTGCGCCTGCACGATGCGTACAGTGCGCTGCCGCCGGAGCGGCAGTACCGCCTCGTCGTCATCGTCTCCGATGTCTCTCGCGGTCGCATGCTCCGACTGCCCTGGGACTACCACGAGGCACTGGGCGTCGACCCGGATTCGCAGTCGGTCGCCGAGGCAGTCTGTGCGTCCGCGGCAACTCCGTTCTTCTTCCGGCCCCGCTCTCTGGGGGCAGATCCGCAGACCGCAGGCGGTGCCTCGGTGCTCGCGGCCGATGGCGGCCTGCTCTCGAACTTCCCCGTCGACATCTTCGATCGCAAAGACAGCCAGCCTGCACGCTGGCCCACCCTGGGAGTGATGCTCTCGGCCAGAACGACGGCCGAAGCCGAATGGCGGCCCAATGCGAACACCTACCAATACGCGCTCTCGCTCCTGTCGACCATGATCAATGCCCACGACCGACGCCATATCGATGAGCCCTCGGTCACCGATCGCACGATCTTCGTCGACACCGGTGCACAGAGCAGCACCGACTTCGACCTGACACTGGCGGACAAGATCGATCTCATCGGATCGGGTGAGGCCGCGGCCGAAGAGTTCCTCAGCGCCTGGGACTGGCAGACATGGAAGGAACGCTACGACCGCAGGTGA
- a CDS encoding SDR family oxidoreductase gives MTRGTPIEGARVLITGAGSGIGRLMALDAAARGAAEVLIWDLSTESGQRVADEIAATGTSARSFTVNVGNSKQVTAIAEDTGPVDVLINCAGIVTGTKLLEADEAAIRRVYDVNTLALYWVTRAFLPGMLERDRGTVVTISSAAGMVGVARQTDYSASKYAAVGFTESLRAELRADGHNVNTLVVCPFYINTGMFEGVKTKFPRLLPILEETNVANDVLDSVESGREQLVMPSLVRILPGARLLPTRVFDKVMDFLGVNKTMDHFTGRRPVIAEQNTASPAAELNDADPASAPAPR, from the coding sequence ATGACCCGCGGTACCCCTATCGAAGGTGCACGAGTACTGATCACCGGCGCCGGCAGCGGCATCGGCCGTCTGATGGCACTCGACGCCGCAGCGCGTGGAGCAGCGGAGGTTCTGATCTGGGATCTCTCAACAGAGAGCGGACAGCGCGTTGCCGACGAGATCGCAGCGACCGGCACCAGTGCCCGGTCCTTCACCGTCAACGTAGGCAACTCCAAACAGGTCACAGCAATCGCCGAAGACACCGGTCCCGTGGACGTCCTCATCAACTGCGCCGGAATCGTCACCGGCACGAAGCTGCTCGAGGCCGATGAGGCCGCGATCCGCCGAGTCTACGATGTCAACACCCTCGCCCTGTACTGGGTCACCCGTGCCTTCCTGCCCGGAATGCTCGAGCGCGACCGGGGCACAGTGGTCACCATCTCAAGTGCTGCAGGAATGGTCGGCGTAGCGAGGCAGACCGACTACTCGGCAAGCAAGTACGCCGCGGTGGGCTTCACCGAATCGCTGCGTGCCGAACTGCGCGCCGATGGTCACAACGTCAACACCCTCGTCGTCTGCCCGTTCTACATCAACACCGGCATGTTCGAAGGCGTCAAAACCAAGTTCCCACGTCTCCTGCCCATCCTCGAAGAGACCAACGTCGCCAATGACGTCCTGGACTCCGTCGAATCAGGTCGTGAGCAGCTGGTCATGCCGTCGCTGGTCCGCATCCTGCCCGGGGCGCGACTGCTGCCCACACGGGTCTTCGACAAGGTGATGGACTTCCTCGGCGTCAATAAGACCATGGATCACTTCACCGGCCGCCGCCCAGTGATCGCAGAACAGAACACTGCATCACCGGCCGCCGAGCTCAATGACGCCGACCCTGCGTCCGCGCCCGCACCACGCTGA